A window from Azoarcus sp. DD4 encodes these proteins:
- a CDS encoding AraC family transcriptional regulator: MLANIISGKGDWAVRYSEYGHPGFCIMLEGSCLLTVDGHEPITLSEGDFVLLPTTPAFTLSSFGPALPVFIDPKVVPGGQGERRHGEPNGAPDMRSLGGAFMFDRADPGLLVSLLPRVVHVQGSARLAQLVQMVGDEYESQKPGSEYMLSRLAGMLLIEAMRSTASGNAPPGLLRGLGDERLALALKQMHAHVDRDWTVNDLAQVAALSRSAFYDRFTRTVGVAPMAYLLGWRMEIAKQFLRHEGLPVAKVAERVGYGSASTFSVAFSRHVGQSPSRYACSGKIAPEPS; this comes from the coding sequence GTGCTGGCCAACATCATCAGCGGCAAGGGCGACTGGGCCGTGCGCTACTCGGAGTACGGTCATCCCGGCTTTTGCATCATGCTGGAGGGCAGTTGTTTACTTACCGTCGATGGGCACGAGCCGATCACCCTGAGCGAAGGCGACTTCGTGCTGCTGCCCACGACGCCGGCATTCACGCTCTCCAGTTTCGGGCCTGCACTACCAGTCTTCATCGACCCCAAGGTGGTTCCAGGCGGCCAGGGTGAACGGCGCCACGGAGAGCCCAACGGTGCGCCCGACATGCGGTCGCTGGGTGGCGCGTTCATGTTCGATCGCGCCGACCCGGGCCTGCTCGTGTCCCTGCTGCCGCGCGTGGTGCACGTGCAAGGTTCTGCACGGCTGGCGCAGTTGGTGCAGATGGTGGGCGACGAGTACGAGAGCCAGAAGCCGGGCAGCGAATACATGCTCTCGCGGCTGGCCGGCATGCTGCTCATCGAAGCGATGCGCTCGACCGCATCCGGCAATGCGCCACCGGGACTGCTGCGTGGCCTGGGCGACGAGCGGCTGGCATTGGCGCTCAAGCAGATGCATGCCCATGTGGATCGGGACTGGACGGTCAACGATCTGGCGCAAGTCGCAGCGCTGTCGCGCTCGGCGTTCTATGACCGTTTCACGCGCACGGTCGGTGTAGCGCCCATGGCGTATTTGCTGGGCTGGCGTATGGAGATCGCCAAGCAGTTCCTGCGCCATGAGGGCCTGCCCGTGGCCAAGGTGGCCGAGCGCGTGGGATACGGGTCGGCCAGCACCTTCAGCGTGGCCTTCAGCAGGCATGTCGGACAGTCGCCGAGCCGGTATGCGTGCTCGGGCAAAATCGCCCCCGAGCCATCATGA
- a CDS encoding SDR family oxidoreductase has product MKTVLITGCSSGYGLETARYFHAQGWNVIATMRQPREGLLPVSYRMRLLALDVTRPESITATVQAAGPIDVLVNNAGIGVVGAFEATPLATAREVFETNTFGTMAMMQAVIPQFRKRRAGVIVNVTSSVALAAMPLAGVYTASKTAIEGLTGSVAFELTAFGIRVKLVEPGYAPTTRFTENGGARMQGLIPEAYVPFAQPIFEAFAKPAATTKETDVAEVVWQAANDTTQRLRFAAGADAVALAQAHRSEGVPS; this is encoded by the coding sequence ATGAAGACTGTCCTCATCACCGGCTGCTCGTCCGGCTACGGCCTGGAAACCGCACGCTACTTTCATGCGCAAGGCTGGAACGTCATCGCCACCATGCGCCAGCCGCGCGAGGGGCTGCTGCCCGTCTCCTACAGGATGCGGCTGCTGGCACTGGACGTCACCCGGCCCGAAAGCATCACCGCAACCGTCCAGGCCGCAGGCCCCATCGACGTGCTGGTCAATAACGCGGGCATCGGGGTCGTCGGTGCCTTCGAAGCGACGCCGCTGGCCACGGCGCGTGAGGTGTTCGAGACCAACACCTTCGGCACCATGGCCATGATGCAGGCAGTGATCCCGCAGTTCCGCAAGCGCCGCGCGGGCGTGATCGTGAACGTGACCTCCAGCGTGGCGCTGGCCGCCATGCCGCTGGCGGGCGTCTACACGGCCAGCAAAACCGCCATCGAAGGCCTGACCGGCTCGGTGGCCTTTGAGCTGACGGCCTTCGGCATCCGCGTGAAGCTGGTGGAGCCCGGTTATGCCCCTACAACGCGCTTCACCGAGAACGGCGGTGCGCGCATGCAGGGTTTGATCCCCGAGGCCTATGTGCCCTTCGCGCAACCCATCTTCGAAGCGTTTGCCAAACCAGCGGCCACAACGAAAGAAACCGACGTGGCCGAAGTGGTGTGGCAGGCCGCGAACGACACCACGCAGCGCCTGCGCTTTGCGGCCGGAGCGGATGCCGTAGCACTGGCGCAGGCCCATCGGAGCGAGGGGGTGCCATCATGA
- the galU gene encoding UTP--glucose-1-phosphate uridylyltransferase GalU, producing the protein MKKVTKAVFPVAGMGTRFLPATKASPKEMLPVVDKPLIQYAVEEAVAAGITDMIFITGRTKRAIEDHFDKAYELETELEARGKKELLEVVAKTVPKGMNCIYIRQSQALGLGHAVLCASAVVGDDEPFAVILADDLLDNHGGKSVMAQMCDVYNYHRCSVLGTMNVPREETRQYGIVSTESQSGNIQRMTGIVEKPKPEEAPTTQAVVGRYILTPRIFEHLRALKPGAGGELQLTDAIASLLKEEAVLSYQYDGVRYDCGSKLGYLKAAVEFGLRHHEVGAEFAAYLNDRFPAAETAKKKEK; encoded by the coding sequence ATGAAAAAGGTCACCAAGGCTGTTTTCCCGGTCGCAGGCATGGGCACGCGCTTCCTGCCGGCCACCAAGGCCAGCCCGAAGGAAATGCTGCCGGTCGTGGACAAGCCGCTGATCCAGTACGCGGTCGAAGAGGCGGTTGCCGCCGGCATCACCGACATGATCTTCATCACCGGCCGCACCAAGCGCGCGATCGAAGACCACTTCGACAAGGCCTACGAGCTGGAAACGGAACTCGAAGCCCGCGGCAAGAAGGAACTGCTCGAAGTCGTCGCCAAGACCGTGCCGAAGGGCATGAACTGCATCTACATCCGTCAGTCGCAGGCGCTCGGCCTCGGCCATGCCGTGCTGTGCGCCTCGGCCGTGGTTGGTGACGACGAGCCCTTCGCCGTGATTCTCGCCGACGATCTGCTCGACAACCACGGCGGCAAGTCGGTGATGGCGCAGATGTGCGATGTGTACAACTATCACCGCTGCTCGGTGCTCGGCACCATGAACGTGCCGCGCGAGGAAACCCGCCAGTACGGCATCGTCAGCACCGAGAGCCAGAGCGGCAACATCCAGCGCATGACCGGCATCGTCGAAAAGCCGAAGCCCGAGGAGGCGCCGACCACCCAGGCCGTGGTCGGCCGCTACATCCTGACGCCGCGCATCTTCGAGCACCTGCGCGCGCTGAAGCCGGGCGCAGGCGGCGAGTTGCAGCTCACCGACGCGATCGCCTCGCTGTTGAAGGAAGAGGCGGTGTTGTCCTACCAGTACGACGGCGTACGCTACGACTGCGGCTCCAAGCTCGGCTACCTGAAGGCGGCGGTGGAGTTCGGTCTGCGCCACCACGAAGTGGGCGCGGAATTCGCGGCCTACCTCAACGACCGCTTCCCGGCGGCCGAGACGGCGAAGAAGAAGGAAAAGTAA
- the ligA gene encoding NAD-dependent DNA ligase LigA has product MPLLSAAADRAAFLRAEIERHNHAYYVLDAPTVPDAEYDRLYRELEALEAAHPELRTADSPTQRVGGAPLPGLAAVRHAVPMLSIRTETDTTEQGVHNFDTRVRNALGLGPADPPVEYLGELKFDGLAISLRYEHGLLVRAATRGDGETGEDVTHNVRTIRQIPLRLAGMAPALIEIRGEIYMRRDDFDALNARQREAGEKVFVNPRNAAAGAVRQLDSRIAARRPLSFFAYGLGEHAGFVLPATQADLLERFADFGVPVCEHRSVSSGVDGLIAFHARIAALRNALPYDIDGVVYKVNRADLQRELGFVTREPRWAVAHKYPAQEEITRLLDIGVQVGRTGALTPVARLEPVFVGGVTVTNATLHNQDEIDRKDVRVGDWVIVRRAGDVIPEVVGPVLERREGELLRFDLLASYPTCPVCGSHVVRGEDEAVARCTGGLFCPAQRKQALLHFACRRAMDIEGLGDKLVDQLVDASIVKTPADLYKLGILALANLERMGEKSAQNLLAAIEKSRNTTLARFIFALGIRNVGEATAKELARHFGSLDALLTADVAALQQVPDIGPIVAESIADFFAEPHNVEVVEQLRAAGLRWEEGAPAAPVSGKASGKTFVLTGTLPTMSRDEAKALIEAHGGKVSGSVSKKTDYVVAGAEAGSKLIKAQDLGVDILDEDGLRRLLESGD; this is encoded by the coding sequence ATGCCATTGCTTTCCGCCGCCGCCGACCGGGCGGCGTTTCTGCGCGCCGAGATCGAGCGCCACAACCATGCCTATTACGTACTCGACGCGCCGACGGTGCCGGATGCGGAGTACGACCGTCTTTACCGCGAGCTCGAAGCGCTCGAAGCCGCGCATCCGGAACTCCGCACCGCCGACTCCCCCACCCAGCGTGTCGGTGGTGCGCCGCTACCGGGATTGGCGGCGGTGCGCCACGCGGTGCCGATGCTCTCCATCCGTACCGAGACCGATACAACCGAGCAGGGCGTGCACAACTTCGACACCCGGGTGCGTAACGCGCTCGGCCTCGGACCGGCAGATCCGCCGGTGGAGTACCTCGGAGAACTCAAGTTCGACGGCCTCGCGATCAGCCTGCGCTACGAGCACGGCTTGCTGGTGCGCGCCGCGACTCGCGGCGACGGCGAAACCGGCGAAGATGTCACCCACAACGTGCGCACCATCCGCCAGATTCCGCTGCGGCTGGCGGGTATGGCACCGGCGCTGATCGAAATCCGCGGCGAGATCTACATGCGGCGCGACGACTTCGATGCGCTCAATGCGCGTCAGCGCGAAGCGGGAGAAAAGGTCTTCGTCAATCCGCGCAACGCCGCGGCAGGTGCGGTGCGCCAGCTCGATTCCAGGATTGCAGCGCGCCGGCCGCTGTCCTTCTTCGCATATGGGCTGGGCGAACACGCCGGCTTCGTGCTGCCGGCCACTCAGGCCGATCTGCTTGAACGCTTTGCCGACTTCGGCGTTCCGGTGTGCGAGCACCGCAGCGTATCGAGCGGCGTGGACGGGCTCATAGCGTTCCACGCCCGCATCGCTGCGCTGCGCAATGCTCTGCCCTACGATATCGATGGGGTGGTCTACAAGGTCAACCGGGCCGACCTGCAGCGCGAACTTGGTTTCGTCACCCGCGAACCGCGCTGGGCGGTCGCCCACAAGTACCCGGCGCAGGAAGAGATCACCCGCCTGCTCGACATCGGCGTGCAGGTCGGGCGCACTGGCGCGCTGACGCCGGTGGCGCGGCTGGAGCCGGTATTCGTGGGCGGCGTCACCGTCACCAACGCCACCCTGCACAACCAGGACGAGATCGACCGCAAGGACGTACGTGTCGGCGACTGGGTGATCGTGCGCAGGGCAGGGGACGTGATACCCGAGGTGGTCGGGCCGGTGCTGGAGCGCCGTGAAGGCGAGCTGCTGCGCTTCGACCTGCTGGCCAGCTATCCGACCTGCCCGGTCTGCGGCTCGCACGTCGTGCGCGGCGAGGACGAGGCGGTGGCGCGCTGCACCGGCGGCTTGTTCTGCCCGGCCCAGCGCAAACAGGCATTGCTGCACTTTGCCTGCCGCCGCGCGATGGATATCGAAGGTCTGGGTGACAAGCTGGTGGATCAGCTGGTCGATGCCAGTATCGTCAAGACGCCGGCCGACCTCTACAAGCTCGGCATCCTCGCACTGGCCAACCTTGAGCGCATGGGCGAAAAGTCGGCGCAGAACCTGCTGGCGGCGATCGAGAAAAGCCGTAATACCACGCTGGCACGCTTCATCTTTGCACTTGGCATACGCAATGTCGGCGAGGCGACGGCCAAGGAGCTCGCGCGCCATTTCGGCAGCCTGGATGCCTTGCTGACTGCGGACGTGGCAGCGCTGCAGCAGGTGCCGGATATTGGCCCCATCGTGGCCGAGAGCATCGCCGACTTCTTCGCCGAGCCGCACAACGTCGAGGTGGTCGAGCAGTTGCGCGCGGCTGGCCTGCGCTGGGAAGAGGGTGCTCCTGCCGCGCCGGTCTCGGGCAAGGCTAGCGGCAAGACCTTCGTGCTGACCGGTACGCTGCCGACGATGTCGCGCGACGAGGCCAAGGCATTGATCGAGGCGCATGGCGGCAAGGTCAGCGGTTCGGTATCGAAGAAGACGGATTACGTGGTGGCAGGCGCCGAGGCCGGCTCCAAGCTCATCAAGGCGCAGGATCTCGGCGTAGACATCCTCGACGAGGACGGTCTGCGCCGTTTGCTGGAATCGGGCGACTGA
- a CDS encoding cell division protein ZipA C-terminal FtsZ-binding domain-containing protein: MDSELQVALIGAGAALVVLIVAYNKWQERKHRRRAEQAFKSDHRDVLLDPQDEQAAAARVEPSFDGESGGEREPSIGAAPSALRPVRESTVRRSVPEKPTELDARADCIIMIEAIEPLDTPRLWASQQEQLAGLSKPVRWYGFDDASNLWRELDAHNAGAYHWFCAAMQLVDRGGPIGEADFARFSGGIQRVAEQFFAVPAGLPARVQALGGATELDRFCADVDVQIGINVVAATQPFAGTKLRGLAEAEGMQLADDGSFHMYDEAGNTLFTLANLEPALFALDGLRSLQTHGITLVIDVPRVANGAACFERMMQLANHLADALQGVVVDDNRAPFGADAATMIRSQIAQFQERMASHDIPAGGPLARRLFAI, encoded by the coding sequence ATGGATAGCGAACTGCAAGTCGCATTGATCGGAGCCGGTGCCGCGCTGGTGGTGCTGATCGTCGCCTACAACAAGTGGCAGGAGCGCAAGCACCGCCGCCGTGCCGAACAGGCTTTCAAGTCGGATCACCGCGACGTCCTGCTCGATCCGCAGGACGAACAGGCAGCCGCTGCGCGCGTCGAGCCCAGTTTCGACGGCGAGTCCGGCGGCGAGCGGGAACCATCGATCGGTGCCGCCCCCAGTGCGCTGCGCCCGGTACGCGAATCCACGGTACGTCGCAGCGTGCCGGAGAAACCGACGGAGCTCGACGCACGCGCCGACTGCATCATCATGATCGAAGCGATCGAACCACTGGATACTCCCAGGTTGTGGGCGAGCCAGCAGGAACAGCTGGCCGGGCTCTCGAAGCCGGTTCGCTGGTACGGCTTCGACGACGCAAGCAATCTGTGGCGCGAACTCGACGCCCACAACGCCGGCGCCTATCACTGGTTCTGTGCCGCAATGCAACTGGTCGACCGCGGCGGTCCGATCGGCGAGGCCGATTTCGCTCGCTTCTCGGGTGGCATCCAGCGTGTCGCCGAACAGTTCTTCGCCGTGCCTGCCGGCCTGCCTGCGCGCGTCCAGGCGCTCGGCGGCGCTACCGAACTTGACCGCTTCTGCGCCGATGTGGACGTGCAGATCGGCATCAACGTCGTCGCTGCCACACAACCCTTCGCCGGCACCAAGCTGCGCGGCCTGGCTGAAGCCGAAGGCATGCAGCTGGCGGACGACGGCAGCTTTCACATGTACGACGAGGCCGGCAACACGCTGTTTACGCTGGCCAATCTGGAGCCGGCCCTGTTTGCTCTCGACGGTTTGCGCAGCCTGCAGACGCATGGAATCACGCTCGTGATCGACGTGCCGCGGGTCGCCAACGGTGCGGCCTGCTTCGAACGCATGATGCAGCTTGCCAATCACCTCGCCGACGCCTTGCAGGGCGTCGTGGTCGACGACAATCGCGCGCCCTTCGGCGCAGACGCCGCCACCATGATCCGCAGCCAGATCGCCCAGTTCCAGGAGCGCATGGCAAGTCACGACATCCCTGCCGGCGGTCCGCTCGCCCGTCGCCTCTTCGCAATCTGA
- the smc gene encoding chromosome segregation protein SMC has translation MRLAKLKLAGFKTFVDPTTVQMPGNLVGVVGPNGCGKSNIIDAVRWVLGETRASALRGESMQDVIFNGSTTRKPVSRASVELVFDNNEGRAAGQWSRYAEISVKRVLDRSGESSYFINNVHVRRKDVIDLFLGTGLGPRAYAIIEQGMISRIIEARPEDIRGFLEEAAGVTKYRERRKETEGRLSDARDNLARLDDIRMELGERIGHLEAQAEVAARYHRLNAAHVEKQQLLWLFKRNEARAERDRVADELHRNTARIESDSARLQELEAAVEAAREAHFAASETVHIAQSDLFAVTAEVSRLETELQHLGDARKRLEARIAQLDTDHLHWTGRSEALASERERWLALADNAAMRAEHAEARHAEISDRLPDADAARHSADTTVSTARRELAQTEQQLRVEEANRASAQRALDALQQRRARIEGERGGIQGPDERAIAEREARVDTLQEALDGHQQELAALQSRLPDAQAALKDALDHERAVQRRLTELRARRDALVQLQAKVQSQGKLGDWLRRHGLAELSPLWRALRVAEGWEAAVEAVLRERLAALTVDGEDAENRAYALLDEAPPESLALALDAGAAGVVGDAPALTGATPLIDRVTLTDSTLLPLVRDWLHGHFAVDRLTDWLPRRAELPPGVVLVSPLGQSLTRHALTHFVPDSRTHGVMERQREIDTLAEQQEVLEDEARLAHDTLLAAEASAAEIQERANLVRRDIQAAQGQLHAEQVELLKLQQARSRADERHAQLARDLGDLVHLEATEREHLARADLEYARSAELAELQRSRLDAATEVLREHEQSLRELRTLEQAAARELQEVRFSERECAGKLDDIARNLQLAAEQIERIVAEQATRRQELEATDDARSHEALQTALGLRNSRETALAARRDALEQAAASLRQTEELRLRTEQEAAPIRNRVAELRLAVQAAELAASQHEERLAEAQADEATLTPLLTPDLKESSLQREVSRLAREIAELGAVNLAALDELRSASERKAYLDAQTEDLLQAITTLEDAIRRIDRETREQLQETYNTVNRQFATLFPLLFGGGRAELVLTGDEILDAGIQIVAQPPGKKNASIQLLSGGEKALTAIALVFAMFQLNPAPFCMLDEVDAPLDDTNTERYGQMVKRMSSQTQFIFISHSKITMEIAQQLVGVTMQEQGVSRVVEVDMEEALRLAESAAV, from the coding sequence GTGCGCCTCGCCAAGCTAAAACTCGCCGGCTTCAAGACCTTCGTCGATCCCACCACGGTGCAGATGCCGGGCAACCTCGTCGGCGTGGTCGGTCCCAATGGCTGCGGCAAGTCGAACATCATCGACGCGGTGCGCTGGGTGCTTGGCGAAACGCGCGCCTCGGCCCTGCGCGGCGAATCGATGCAGGACGTCATCTTCAACGGCTCCACCACGCGCAAGCCGGTGTCGCGCGCCAGCGTCGAGCTGGTGTTCGACAACAACGAGGGGCGCGCAGCGGGGCAGTGGTCGCGTTACGCGGAGATCTCGGTCAAACGCGTGCTCGACCGCAGCGGCGAGTCCAGCTACTTCATCAACAACGTACACGTCCGCCGCAAGGATGTGATCGACCTCTTCCTCGGCACCGGGCTGGGGCCGCGTGCCTACGCGATTATCGAGCAGGGCATGATTTCGCGCATCATCGAGGCCCGGCCGGAAGACATCCGCGGCTTTCTCGAAGAGGCGGCCGGCGTCACCAAGTACCGCGAGCGCCGCAAGGAAACCGAGGGGCGGCTGTCGGATGCGCGCGACAACCTCGCCCGGCTCGACGACATCCGCATGGAGCTGGGCGAACGCATCGGCCACCTCGAGGCGCAGGCCGAAGTCGCTGCGCGCTATCACCGCCTCAACGCCGCCCACGTCGAGAAGCAGCAGCTCCTCTGGCTGTTCAAGCGCAACGAGGCGCGCGCCGAGCGCGACCGCGTCGCCGACGAACTCCACCGCAATACCGCACGCATCGAATCCGACAGCGCGCGCCTGCAGGAGCTGGAAGCCGCGGTCGAGGCCGCACGCGAGGCGCACTTTGCGGCATCCGAAACGGTGCACATCGCACAGAGCGACCTGTTCGCGGTCACCGCCGAGGTCAGCCGCCTCGAGACCGAACTCCAGCATCTCGGCGACGCGCGCAAGCGTCTCGAAGCCCGCATCGCTCAGCTCGACACGGATCATCTTCACTGGACCGGACGCAGCGAGGCCCTCGCCAGCGAGCGTGAGCGCTGGCTTGCACTGGCGGACAACGCGGCAATGCGCGCCGAGCACGCCGAAGCACGTCATGCCGAGATTTCCGATCGTCTGCCGGATGCCGATGCGGCGCGCCACTCTGCCGACACTACGGTCAGCACCGCGCGGCGCGAACTCGCTCAGACCGAGCAGCAGCTGCGCGTCGAGGAAGCCAACCGTGCCAGCGCGCAACGTGCGCTCGACGCACTGCAACAACGACGTGCCCGCATCGAGGGCGAACGCGGCGGTATCCAGGGGCCGGATGAGCGCGCGATCGCCGAGCGCGAAGCGCGTGTTGACACCCTGCAGGAAGCGCTCGACGGACATCAGCAGGAACTCGCCGCGCTGCAGTCGCGGCTGCCGGACGCGCAGGCCGCGCTCAAGGATGCCCTCGATCACGAGCGGGCGGTGCAACGACGTCTGACCGAACTGCGTGCCCGTCGCGACGCGCTGGTGCAGTTGCAGGCCAAGGTACAGTCGCAGGGCAAGCTGGGCGACTGGCTGCGGCGCCACGGTCTGGCCGAGCTATCACCGCTGTGGCGTGCGCTGCGCGTTGCCGAAGGCTGGGAGGCCGCCGTCGAGGCCGTGCTTCGCGAACGCCTGGCTGCACTGACGGTGGACGGCGAAGATGCCGAAAACCGGGCCTATGCCTTGCTCGACGAAGCCCCGCCCGAATCGCTTGCGCTTGCACTGGATGCCGGCGCTGCAGGCGTCGTCGGCGACGCTCCTGCGCTGACCGGAGCCACGCCGCTGATCGATCGCGTCACGCTGACCGACAGCACCTTGCTGCCGCTGGTGCGCGACTGGTTGCACGGCCATTTCGCCGTAGACCGACTGACCGACTGGCTGCCGCGACGCGCAGAACTTCCGCCGGGCGTAGTGCTTGTCAGCCCGCTTGGCCAAAGTCTGACCCGTCATGCGCTGACCCACTTCGTGCCAGACAGTCGTACGCACGGCGTGATGGAACGTCAGCGCGAAATCGATACCCTGGCCGAGCAGCAAGAGGTACTCGAGGACGAAGCCAGGCTCGCCCACGATACCCTGCTTGCCGCCGAGGCCAGCGCCGCGGAAATCCAGGAACGTGCCAACCTCGTTCGGCGCGACATCCAGGCCGCGCAGGGGCAGCTGCATGCCGAACAGGTCGAATTGCTCAAGCTGCAGCAGGCACGCAGCCGGGCCGACGAACGCCACGCGCAGCTCGCACGCGACCTCGGCGACCTGGTGCATCTCGAGGCCACCGAACGCGAACATCTGGCGCGTGCCGATCTCGAATACGCGCGTTCGGCCGAACTCGCCGAACTGCAGCGCAGCCGCCTCGACGCTGCCACCGAAGTGCTGCGCGAACATGAGCAAAGCCTGCGCGAACTGCGCACGCTGGAGCAGGCGGCGGCACGCGAGCTGCAGGAAGTGAGATTTTCCGAGCGCGAGTGCGCCGGCAAGCTCGACGACATTGCACGCAACCTGCAGCTTGCGGCCGAGCAGATCGAGCGCATCGTTGCCGAGCAGGCCACCCGCCGGCAGGAACTCGAGGCCACCGACGACGCCCGCAGCCACGAGGCCCTGCAGACTGCGCTCGGCTTGCGCAACAGCCGCGAGACGGCACTTGCCGCGCGTCGGGATGCCCTCGAACAGGCGGCGGCGAGCTTGCGCCAGACCGAAGAACTGCGCCTGCGCACCGAGCAGGAGGCCGCCCCCATCCGCAATCGGGTCGCCGAACTGCGGCTGGCGGTGCAGGCAGCCGAACTCGCGGCCTCGCAGCACGAAGAGCGTCTTGCCGAGGCCCAGGCCGACGAAGCCACATTGACGCCGCTGCTCACCCCTGACCTCAAGGAAAGCAGCCTGCAGCGCGAAGTCTCGCGACTCGCGCGTGAAATCGCCGAGCTGGGCGCGGTCAACCTGGCGGCGCTTGACGAACTGCGCAGCGCCAGCGAGCGCAAGGCCTATCTCGATGCACAGACCGAGGATCTGCTCCAGGCCATCACCACGCTGGAGGACGCGATCCGCCGTATCGACCGCGAAACCCGCGAGCAGCTTCAGGAAACCTACAATACGGTCAATCGGCAGTTCGCCACCCTGTTCCCGCTGCTCTTCGGCGGCGGCCGGGCCGAACTGGTGCTGACGGGTGACGAGATCCTGGATGCCGGCATCCAGATCGTCGCGCAGCCGCCGGGCAAGAAGAACGCATCGATCCAGCTGCTGTCAGGCGGCGAAAAGGCGCTGACCGCGATCGCGCTGGTGTTCGCGATGTTCCAGCTCAATCCGGCGCCATTCTGCATGCTTGACGAGGTAGATGCACCGCTGGACGATACCAATACCGAGCGGTATGGCCAGATGGTCAAACGCATGTCATCTCAGACACAATTCATCTTCATCAGCCACAGCAAGATCACGATGGAAATCGCCCAGCAGCTCGTCGGCGTGACGATGCAGGAGCAGGGCGTCTCGCGGGTGGTGGAAGTCGATATGGAAGAAGCGCTGCGCCTGGCCGAATCGGCTGCAGTGTGA